One Methanohalophilus mahii DSM 5219 genomic window carries:
- the acsC gene encoding acetyl-CoA decarbonylase/synthase complex subunit gamma, which translates to MKINSPLDAYKYLPGTNCGRCGEDTCMAFASHLIDRSKSAKDCLPMIEEDKYAKKLEELEKLLAPEIREVTIGTGEKSVNIGGDDVLFRHKLTFFNKTAYAYDVTDTMDDKELEERINTIQTFKKFYVGEFLTLDMVAVRCVSGKPETFASTVKKVIGLTELPLILCSFDPAVLKAALEVAADKKPLMYAANQENWKEVAGLAKEYEVPVTLFAPNDLDLLKSMAKTFAEMGIEDLVLDPGTFPTGKELKTTFENFLKIRRAGIDGDGEIAYPIMAVPLTAWMAYDDDVSASYWETVVASVLTVKYGDIMIMHSIEPYALLPEMHLRDTIYTDPRKPVTVDPGVWEVGSPTADSPIIVTTNFALTYYTVESDISSNKIDCYIVVADTEGIGVEAAVAGGQLTADKIKKTLENAKFDLKEKTNYNTVILPGLSARLQGDVEDKVGSKVLIGPADSGRLPGWLEKNWPPQDK; encoded by the coding sequence ATGAAGATTAATAGCCCCCTTGATGCTTACAAATACCTGCCGGGAACAAACTGTGGCAGGTGTGGTGAAGATACATGTATGGCCTTTGCCTCACACCTTATAGACCGTTCCAAAAGTGCCAAAGACTGTCTTCCCATGATCGAGGAAGATAAGTATGCCAAAAAGCTCGAGGAACTGGAAAAACTGCTTGCCCCGGAAATCAGGGAAGTTACCATTGGCACTGGTGAAAAATCAGTCAACATTGGCGGAGATGATGTTCTATTCCGTCATAAATTGACCTTTTTCAACAAGACAGCCTATGCATACGATGTCACCGACACCATGGATGATAAGGAACTTGAGGAAAGGATCAATACCATCCAGACTTTCAAGAAATTCTATGTGGGAGAATTCCTGACCCTTGATATGGTAGCGGTACGTTGTGTATCCGGCAAACCCGAAACTTTTGCTAGCACCGTGAAAAAGGTGATCGGACTCACAGAATTACCACTTATACTCTGTTCTTTTGATCCGGCAGTATTAAAAGCCGCTCTGGAAGTAGCAGCAGACAAAAAGCCACTAATGTATGCGGCCAACCAGGAGAACTGGAAAGAAGTTGCTGGCCTTGCAAAGGAATACGAGGTGCCTGTAACCCTGTTCGCACCGAATGACCTGGACCTGCTCAAGTCAATGGCAAAGACATTTGCAGAAATGGGAATAGAAGACCTTGTACTTGATCCGGGAACATTCCCTACAGGCAAGGAACTGAAGACAACGTTCGAGAATTTCCTGAAGATCAGAAGAGCAGGTATCGATGGAGATGGCGAAATCGCCTATCCGATAATGGCCGTTCCCCTGACTGCATGGATGGCCTACGATGACGATGTCAGTGCATCCTACTGGGAAACCGTGGTAGCCTCCGTACTCACTGTGAAATACGGCGACATAATGATCATGCACAGCATTGAGCCTTATGCACTGCTGCCGGAGATGCACCTGAGAGATACCATTTACACAGATCCAAGAAAACCTGTAACTGTGGATCCGGGTGTATGGGAAGTCGGTTCACCTACTGCCGATTCACCAATTATAGTGACCACCAATTTCGCTCTCACTTACTACACCGTTGAAAGTGATATTTCTTCCAACAAGATAGATTGCTACATCGTGGTGGCAGATACCGAGGGTATAGGCGTAGAGGCTGCTGTTGCCGGTGGACAGCTGACCGCAGACAAGATCAAGAAGACCTTGGAAAATGCCAAGTTTGACCTGAAGGAAAAGACAAACTACAACACCGTCATTCTGCCCGGCCTGTCCGCACGCCTGCAGGGTGATGTCGAGGACAAGGTGGGTTCAAAAGTGCTTATTGGACCTGCAGACTCCGGCAGACTTCCTGGATGGCTGGAGAAAAACTGGCCACCGCAGGATAAATAA
- a CDS encoding DUF362 domain-containing protein: MKSKVFFVDLKVRRDCENTVQKIKRLYDTAGFDRIIDEGELTAIKLHFGEKGNEGFINPVNVRQVVDKIHSCGARAYLTDTNTLYSGSRRNAVDHLTTAIEHGFGYEVTRAPLIIADGLLGNSFRQIPIKGKHFDHVKIATELLECQSMIVMSHFKGHELAGFGGAIKNLAMGGGSVGGKMEQHKGLHPEIDAEICNGCATCVEVCPCDAMEINNDNISTIDDDKCIGCGECMTVCPVEAIGFNYENIPDFMEMMTEYALGTVARRQNKIGYMNFLVRITPECDCVPWSDTPLVPDIGILASTDPVAIDQASLDLVNKQQGFTASKLEENMEPGGDKFTGVWKNSMGDIQLSHGEEIGLGNRDYELIEI; the protein is encoded by the coding sequence ATGAAAAGCAAAGTATTTTTTGTCGACCTGAAAGTACGCAGAGATTGTGAAAATACAGTCCAGAAGATCAAAAGGCTTTACGATACGGCAGGTTTTGACAGAATAATCGATGAAGGCGAACTCACCGCCATTAAACTGCATTTCGGGGAAAAGGGGAATGAAGGCTTCATAAATCCGGTAAACGTTAGACAGGTTGTGGATAAGATCCATTCCTGCGGTGCCAGGGCATACCTTACCGACACGAACACCCTCTACTCAGGATCCCGCAGGAATGCAGTGGACCATCTTACAACGGCAATTGAGCACGGTTTTGGCTATGAGGTCACCAGGGCACCATTGATAATAGCAGATGGATTGCTGGGCAACAGTTTCCGGCAGATACCAATCAAAGGGAAACATTTTGATCATGTTAAGATAGCAACCGAACTGCTTGAATGCCAGAGTATGATAGTGATGTCCCATTTCAAGGGCCATGAACTTGCAGGGTTTGGAGGCGCTATCAAAAACCTGGCAATGGGCGGAGGATCTGTGGGAGGCAAAATGGAGCAGCACAAGGGCCTTCATCCGGAAATTGATGCAGAAATTTGTAACGGATGTGCCACCTGTGTGGAAGTATGCCCCTGCGATGCAATGGAGATTAATAATGACAATATATCCACAATAGACGACGACAAGTGTATAGGCTGCGGAGAATGCATGACAGTATGCCCTGTTGAGGCGATCGGGTTTAATTATGAAAATATACCGGATTTCATGGAAATGATGACCGAATATGCCCTTGGTACTGTTGCCAGAAGGCAGAATAAAATAGGCTACATGAACTTCCTTGTCCGTATCACACCGGAATGTGATTGCGTGCCCTGGAGCGATACACCTCTTGTACCGGATATCGGCATCCTGGCCTCCACAGACCCTGTGGCTATCGACCAGGCAAGCCTGGACCTTGTAAACAAACAGCAAGGATTTACTGCATCCAAACTGGAAGAGAATATGGAGCCCGGAGGGGACAAGTTTACAGGTGTCTGGAAGAACAGTATGGGAGATATCCAGTTAAGTCACGGAGAAGAAATCGGGCTTGGAAATCGGGATTATGAACTTATCGAAATCTGA
- a CDS encoding aspartate-semialdehyde dehydrogenase, with protein sequence MSYKIGIMGATGAVGREIIEVLSNRDFPVEELRLYASQRSAGKVMETPFGEITIENADMVDYSELDIAFFAISGSWSKANARKATDAGCYVIDNSSAYRYDDNVPLVVPEINAHAIGDSKLIANPNCTTAIAAIPLYALHKEYGLKKVIISTYQATSGAGAAGMNELINETRNYLEGKEVKNEAFVHPIVFNTIPHIDSFQENDYTREEMKVVWETHKIFEEPDIPISCTCVRIPTLRVHGESIVIETEKPISPASARKLLASVEGVELKDDIENNVYPMPLTATQKCDVEVGRIRQNIVFGDHGLEFFICGDQILKGAALNAVQIAEKLELN encoded by the coding sequence ATGAGTTACAAGATTGGAATTATGGGTGCTACCGGTGCGGTAGGCAGAGAAATTATCGAAGTATTGAGTAACAGGGATTTTCCAGTAGAAGAATTGAGACTCTACGCATCACAGAGAAGCGCCGGTAAGGTAATGGAGACTCCCTTCGGAGAAATTACCATCGAAAATGCAGACATGGTAGACTACTCGGAACTTGATATTGCCTTTTTCGCAATAAGCGGCTCGTGGAGCAAGGCAAATGCCAGAAAGGCAACGGATGCAGGATGCTACGTGATCGATAACAGCAGTGCGTACAGGTATGATGATAATGTGCCACTTGTGGTCCCGGAGATCAATGCCCATGCTATCGGGGATTCAAAGCTGATTGCAAATCCCAACTGCACAACCGCAATTGCGGCCATTCCGCTGTATGCCCTCCATAAAGAGTATGGTCTGAAGAAGGTCATCATCAGTACCTACCAGGCAACCAGCGGTGCAGGAGCCGCTGGAATGAATGAATTGATCAATGAGACAAGGAATTATCTGGAGGGCAAGGAGGTCAAAAATGAGGCTTTCGTCCATCCCATTGTTTTCAATACGATCCCTCATATCGACAGTTTCCAGGAGAACGATTACACCCGTGAGGAGATGAAGGTTGTCTGGGAAACCCACAAGATATTCGAAGAGCCGGACATCCCCATCAGCTGTACATGCGTGAGGATCCCGACCCTCAGGGTCCACGGGGAAAGCATTGTTATCGAAACTGAAAAACCAATTTCTCCGGCGTCTGCCAGGAAACTGCTGGCATCAGTTGAAGGTGTTGAATTGAAGGACGACATCGAGAATAACGTGTACCCGATGCCCCTGACAGCCACCCAGAAATGCGATGTGGAGGTCGGCAGGATCAGGCAGAACATCGTGTTCGGTGACCACGGGCTGGAATTCTTCATCTGTGGGGATCAGATCCTCAAGGGTGCCGCCCTGAATGCAGTACAGATCGCAGAAAAACTTGAGTTGAATTGA
- a CDS encoding cobaltochelatase subunit CobN — MQHTKMSLLVLSILIMLAVAMPAVSADEQINITYIGLEDQKSILRNASLENPYSDQINYTFVPAYDEWEVSDEIQNASTNGLNEFLLTQDVIFCDMLWEPSWEPLNDTLYAAHMNGTSLLAIRSSSIPSYFDYKPDGTEEMWAEDKICTYFNNMDSSSYSGRKSAENLLIHLSRDYGNHPEVTDSWPMINITYIADSSSTPLSKASRTNSYAEFINFTYIPSYLSDYSGMSNELSNASDSGFLSTQDVIFCDMIMYDEDFNNTFYGPHKNGTSLLDVKSSLTPAYFDYVSNGSVNDPICNYYNNMESSGNGLKSAENFLLHLSRNYGNHPEITDEWPQLNFTYVYYTHNEPIEQASLTNPYAEFINFTYIPSYKPDWSGMSDELHNASDSFFLSTQDVIFCDMIGYDSEFNSTFLKAHDNGSSLLDINSGNAPAFFDYVSNGSENDTIALYYANMGESSSGRINAENLLIYSSKEYGKMNFLTEGWQISGESDIIPEVGLYHPGSEKRFFETTEEYIQWYSNVSADNHSYDPEKPTIGMWFHRSDITKEQLDVVNALIEDIENKDCNVLVGFDTFNNITEYYCNENGTPLVQSVISLKSFRLNYWDNEKGIEELKALNVSVLRGIVADVPTNPDPADANRGIPNSQMVYKTIAPNVDGIFEYILIGNAVYDPDSESTRYIPLDSQIDWISNRSIKWANLKLKENKDKKVAVIYYNYPSGKDNIGASYLDTITSMRLLLERMDSNNYTVSNIPENNSVLLEQLQSQGINAGSWAPGVMNEMVENRTEWGLQLIPMETYHEWFEQEVPENLQNQVIEEWGAPWEEDLPQNKSLMIWENETGKYLVIPAVQYDNVWLMPQPARGMMQNDDTLYHSALVPPPHQYIGFYFWLNKEWNPDAIIHFGTHGTHEWLPGQTYGLNRTEEWAPILLQDLPNIYPYIVANVGEGLTAEYRGNALIIDHLTPTLVRSGSYGEIANLSQLMQAYYGPEMSEQTKQAYQVDIIDEIVDLNLSVDLGLNVTELYNYNTTEFGDFIKNVLHEYVEEVEGENIPYGMHVLGEVPSTNMTDPEKDELSCMVRAMMGNKFEENVSAAFYPESEYPLGIPSNDTKVNQLVWEVVTNGTSVNDSQMRVYNAINASVSSDLERGIVYRDRLIGSAAEMDRVMSALSAGYVEPGPGTDPVMNPSAVPTGRNFYGVDPQLYPSEATWRLGKYLAEQMLTDYHDKHGEYPRKVSFSRFGVEFIRDHGTLEAEALYLLGIKPGWDANGRIDLSKFEVIPEEELQPSYGDYPGRPRIDIVYATAGMRDAFPGKIKMLDHAVAMANEAPAGNYSNYVNESTSAIYDELYAQFSKEMTEEEADELARQLANMRCFAVMDGTYEIGTGNAIGASGSWNDEGEIAEIYLEKMGYVYGNDLWGFKSSELLTSNLRNVDASIHSDSSNLYDTLDNDDFFQYFGALNLATRYVSGTTPEMYVSDTRDPDAATMAGMQEYLMKNLRSRYWNPKWMDGMQESGYSGGRMMAEFVDNLWGWEVSNPELVDDSVWQETYELYVNEDMNEWFDANNAEAYQSISGRMIEAIRKGYWEPSDEVKETLVSEYVESVAENGAACCHHTCGNPLLDDYVDGIMSVPGADVVDQETMDKYKEQLEAAIGSSEKSSTSSTSFSSGGVGSAQIVNTSTTGSASNQTTSTSDGGYGESTQQPTSESAESSSDYVEGYEMTKENPRNDNSGGSSFSGADIVGTVLVLAAVGAMYIGFRRRQM; from the coding sequence ATGCAACATACAAAGATGAGTCTATTAGTTTTAAGCATATTGATTATGCTGGCAGTTGCAATGCCGGCGGTATCGGCAGATGAACAGATTAATATCACATATATAGGTCTTGAAGATCAAAAATCGATTTTGAGAAATGCTTCTTTGGAAAATCCTTATTCTGACCAGATAAATTATACTTTCGTGCCTGCATATGACGAATGGGAGGTAAGCGATGAGATTCAAAATGCTTCAACCAACGGTTTAAACGAGTTTCTGCTGACTCAGGATGTCATTTTCTGTGATATGTTGTGGGAACCTAGCTGGGAACCTTTAAATGATACATTATATGCAGCTCACATGAATGGAACCTCTTTACTAGCTATTAGGTCATCCAGTATTCCTTCTTACTTTGATTACAAACCTGATGGGACAGAAGAAATGTGGGCAGAAGATAAAATATGCACATATTTTAATAATATGGATAGTTCCTCATATTCAGGAAGGAAAAGTGCTGAAAACCTGTTGATACATCTTTCAAGGGATTATGGCAACCATCCTGAGGTCACTGACAGTTGGCCCATGATCAATATTACTTATATAGCTGATTCTTCGAGCACCCCACTTTCCAAAGCAAGCAGAACCAACTCTTATGCTGAATTTATAAACTTTACTTATATTCCCTCTTATCTATCTGATTATAGCGGAATGAGTAATGAACTTAGCAATGCTTCTGACTCAGGTTTTCTATCTACTCAGGATGTTATATTCTGTGACATGATTATGTATGATGAGGACTTTAACAATACTTTTTACGGACCACATAAAAATGGTACATCTTTGCTTGATGTAAAATCTAGTTTAACACCTGCATATTTTGATTATGTCTCAAATGGTTCTGTCAATGATCCTATATGTAACTATTATAACAATATGGAATCTTCAGGAAACGGATTGAAGAGCGCTGAGAACTTCTTGCTTCACCTCTCAAGGAACTATGGTAATCATCCGGAAATTACAGATGAGTGGCCACAGCTGAACTTCACTTATGTCTATTACACTCATAATGAACCCATTGAGCAGGCAAGTCTTACCAATCCCTATGCAGAATTCATAAATTTCACATATATACCTTCCTATAAACCTGACTGGAGTGGTATGAGTGATGAACTTCACAATGCTTCTGATTCTTTTTTTCTTTCCACACAGGATGTCATCTTCTGTGACATGATAGGTTATGACAGTGAATTTAACAGCACTTTCCTTAAGGCACATGACAACGGCTCTTCCCTGCTTGACATAAACTCAGGAAACGCCCCTGCCTTTTTTGATTATGTATCCAATGGGTCGGAAAATGATACGATTGCTCTGTATTATGCTAATATGGGTGAAAGTTCTTCTGGCAGGATTAATGCTGAAAACCTTTTGATCTATTCTTCAAAGGAATATGGAAAAATGAATTTCCTGACCGAGGGGTGGCAAATTTCGGGTGAAAGTGATATTATCCCTGAGGTAGGTCTCTATCATCCTGGTTCAGAGAAACGTTTCTTTGAGACAACCGAGGAATATATTCAATGGTATTCCAATGTTTCTGCAGACAATCATAGTTATGATCCTGAAAAGCCCACTATAGGAATGTGGTTCCATAGATCGGATATCACAAAGGAACAACTGGATGTTGTAAATGCCCTGATAGAGGATATTGAAAACAAGGATTGCAATGTGCTGGTTGGTTTTGATACCTTCAATAATATTACCGAATATTACTGTAATGAGAACGGTACACCGCTTGTTCAATCTGTAATATCTCTAAAAAGTTTCAGGTTGAATTATTGGGACAATGAAAAAGGAATTGAGGAACTTAAAGCCCTTAATGTGTCAGTGCTGCGGGGTATAGTTGCCGATGTTCCCACAAATCCTGATCCTGCGGATGCCAACAGGGGTATTCCCAATTCCCAGATGGTGTATAAGACCATTGCACCCAACGTGGATGGGATATTCGAATACATATTGATAGGTAATGCTGTATATGATCCGGATAGTGAGAGTACCCGGTATATTCCCCTTGATTCCCAGATTGACTGGATTAGCAATCGTTCCATTAAATGGGCTAATCTAAAACTTAAGGAAAATAAGGACAAGAAAGTTGCTGTGATTTACTATAATTATCCTTCAGGTAAGGATAATATCGGGGCCAGTTACCTTGATACCATAACAAGCATGAGACTTTTGCTTGAAAGAATGGATTCCAATAATTATACGGTTTCTAATATCCCTGAAAATAATTCAGTCCTGCTTGAACAATTACAATCCCAGGGAATAAACGCCGGTTCCTGGGCACCCGGAGTAATGAATGAGATGGTTGAAAACAGGACTGAATGGGGACTGCAGTTAATTCCTATGGAAACCTATCATGAATGGTTTGAACAGGAAGTTCCTGAAAATCTTCAGAATCAGGTGATAGAAGAATGGGGCGCTCCATGGGAAGAAGATTTACCACAGAATAAATCCCTGATGATATGGGAAAATGAGACCGGCAAATATCTGGTTATACCGGCGGTACAATATGATAATGTCTGGCTCATGCCGCAGCCTGCACGTGGAATGATGCAGAATGATGATACCCTGTATCATAGTGCACTTGTACCACCGCCCCATCAGTATATTGGATTTTACTTCTGGCTTAACAAAGAGTGGAATCCTGATGCCATAATTCATTTCGGAACACACGGTACTCATGAATGGCTGCCAGGGCAGACATATGGTCTCAACAGGACTGAAGAATGGGCACCCATATTGTTGCAGGACTTACCCAATATTTACCCATATATAGTTGCTAATGTCGGGGAAGGCCTTACAGCGGAATACAGGGGCAATGCACTGATCATCGACCACCTGACACCTACCCTTGTTAGGTCCGGTAGTTATGGTGAAATTGCCAACCTATCCCAGCTCATGCAGGCATACTATGGACCGGAAATGAGTGAACAGACAAAACAGGCTTATCAGGTTGATATAATTGATGAAATAGTTGATCTGAACCTGAGTGTGGATTTGGGACTGAATGTCACTGAACTTTACAATTATAATACCACTGAATTTGGGGATTTCATCAAGAATGTACTCCATGAATATGTGGAAGAAGTAGAGGGAGAAAACATCCCTTATGGCATGCATGTTTTGGGAGAGGTACCATCTACCAACATGACTGATCCAGAAAAGGATGAACTTTCCTGTATGGTTCGGGCCATGATGGGTAACAAGTTTGAAGAAAACGTAAGTGCAGCCTTCTATCCAGAAAGTGAATATCCTCTTGGCATTCCTTCAAATGATACTAAGGTAAATCAACTGGTCTGGGAAGTGGTAACTAATGGTACCAGTGTGAATGATTCCCAGATGCGTGTATACAATGCGATAAATGCTTCAGTTTCCAGTGATCTGGAAAGGGGTATTGTCTACAGGGACAGGCTAATTGGATCGGCAGCTGAGATGGACAGGGTTATGTCTGCACTTTCGGCTGGTTATGTTGAACCCGGGCCAGGTACAGATCCGGTGATGAATCCTTCTGCAGTGCCTACAGGCAGGAATTTCTATGGAGTGGATCCGCAGTTATATCCTTCCGAAGCAACATGGAGATTGGGTAAATACCTTGCAGAACAGATGCTCACGGATTATCATGACAAACATGGTGAATATCCGCGTAAAGTGTCCTTCTCGCGTTTTGGTGTGGAATTCATAAGGGATCATGGCACCCTGGAAGCAGAAGCCCTCTACTTACTTGGTATAAAACCGGGATGGGACGCCAACGGCAGAATTGACCTGAGTAAGTTTGAAGTGATACCTGAAGAAGAACTTCAGCCTTCCTATGGTGACTATCCGGGAAGACCCAGAATTGATATTGTCTATGCTACTGCGGGTATGCGTGACGCTTTCCCTGGCAAGATCAAGATGCTTGACCATGCTGTTGCAATGGCAAATGAAGCACCTGCAGGAAATTATTCAAACTATGTGAATGAGAGTACATCTGCCATCTATGATGAACTATATGCACAGTTTTCAAAGGAAATGACTGAGGAGGAAGCAGATGAGCTTGCACGTCAACTTGCTAACATGCGATGCTTTGCCGTAATGGATGGCACCTATGAGATCGGAACTGGTAATGCAATTGGCGCAAGCGGTTCCTGGAATGATGAAGGTGAGATTGCTGAAATATACCTTGAGAAAATGGGATATGTATACGGAAACGATCTCTGGGGCTTCAAAAGTTCTGAGTTGCTCACATCAAACCTGCGTAATGTGGATGCTTCAATCCACTCGGATTCATCCAATCTTTATGATACGTTGGACAATGATGACTTCTTCCAGTACTTCGGTGCATTGAATCTTGCAACACGGTATGTTTCGGGTACTACTCCTGAGATGTACGTCTCCGACACCCGTGATCCGGATGCAGCCACCATGGCGGGTATGCAGGAATACCTGATGAAAAACCTGCGTTCACGTTACTGGAATCCTAAATGGATGGATGGCATGCAGGAATCCGGCTATTCCGGAGGACGCATGATGGCCGAGTTTGTGGACAACCTGTGGGGATGGGAAGTTTCCAATCCTGAACTTGTGGATGATAGTGTATGGCAGGAGACCTATGAGTTATATGTAAATGAAGATATGAATGAGTGGTTCGATGCTAATAATGCAGAAGCTTATCAGTCGATCTCCGGAAGAATGATTGAAGCCATAAGAAAAGGTTACTGGGAACCATCCGATGAAGTAAAGGAAACCCTTGTTAGTGAATATGTAGAATCAGTTGCTGAAAATGGTGCTGCATGTTGTCATCATACCTGCGGAAACCCTTTGCTGGACGATTATGTAGATGGAATAATGTCTGTCCCAGGTGCTGATGTTGTAGATCAGGAAACGATGGACAAATACAAGGAACAGTTGGAAGCTGCAATCGGATCATCCGAAAAGTCGTCTACTTCTTCAACCTCCTTCAGCAGTGGTGGTGTGGGCAGTGCACAGATAGTGAACACTTCAACCACCGGTTCAGCCTCAAACCAGACCACCAGTACTTCGGATGGGGGTTACGGTGAATCTACACAACAACCAACATCCGAGTCAGCAGAATCCAGCAGTGATTACGTGGAGGGCTATGAGATGACCAAGGAAAACCCGCGAAATGACAATTCCGGTGGCTCATCATTCTCGGGTGCTGACATTGTTGGAACCGTACTGGTGCTTGCAGCAGTAGGTGCTATGTATATTGGTTTCAGGAGAAGACAGATGTAA